The following are from one region of the Candidatus Limnocylindria bacterium genome:
- a CDS encoding Phenylacetic acid catabolic protein: MSQFNDKVTPKDFVKMAPEYKDLLIRLLTIQADCEIGGPHIYVDHWTLRAPTVDDQWRVARIASEEIDHCRKILRLLNLVDVDRSDILERPRSKREVDAFKEDMPTWADFAAFGFLIDKVGEYQLEEMVGSTFAPIDDTLPVILREEKGHVAYGEQQLEKLVKSGADGKAQAQAAIDKWFIVGLDMFGKSGSSRTERYLEWGLKRRTNEEARRQYLAEMEPKIAALGLVVPDRLLGRKYL; this comes from the coding sequence ATGTCGCAGTTCAACGACAAAGTCACGCCCAAAGATTTCGTGAAGATGGCGCCCGAGTACAAGGATCTTCTCATCCGCCTGCTCACGATCCAGGCGGACTGCGAGATCGGCGGACCGCACATCTACGTCGATCACTGGACGCTGCGCGCGCCGACCGTCGACGACCAGTGGCGCGTCGCGCGCATCGCATCCGAGGAGATCGACCACTGCCGCAAGATCCTGCGGCTGCTCAACCTCGTCGACGTCGACCGCTCCGACATCCTCGAACGGCCGCGCAGCAAGCGTGAGGTCGACGCCTTCAAGGAGGACATGCCGACCTGGGCCGACTTCGCCGCGTTCGGCTTTCTCATCGACAAGGTGGGTGAGTACCAGCTCGAGGAGATGGTCGGCTCGACGTTCGCGCCGATCGACGACACGCTCCCCGTGATCCTCCGTGAGGAGAAGGGCCACGTCGCTTACGGCGAGCAGCAGCTGGAAAAGCTCGTGAAGTCCGGCGCCGACGGAAAGGCGCAAGCACAGGCGGCCATCGACAAATGGTTCATCGTCGGACTGGACATGTTCGGCAAGTCCGGCTCCTCCCGCACCGAGCGCTACCTCGAATGGGGCCTGAAGCGCCGCACCAACGAGGAGGCGCGAAGGCAGTACCTCGCGGAGATGGAGCCGAAGATCGCCGCGCTCGGGCTCGTCGTGCCGGATCGTCTGCTGGGCAGGAAGTACCTCTAG
- a CDS encoding thiamine pyrophosphate-binding protein has protein sequence MTRSPRFGSDVIVDLLQAFGIEYVALNPGATYRGLHDSLVNYGEGKPEIILCTHEKVAVNVAHGYAKTTGRPMGAIVHDVVGLLHSTMGVYYAHLDRVPLMLLGATGPVDRHRRRPAIDWIHTAQVQAEAVRNFTKWDDQPATVDDFPNSFARAYRIATTEPAGPVYLCYDAGLQEDPLDHAVAIDEVAGAARPTPVQADPAALARVAELIARAKRPVIVTEFTGRHPEAVPELVGLAEEIAAAVIDLHGRVNIPNRHPLNLSGGDALKDADLVIALDVGDLHRALSELDRDSADRAKRSRVPVGTPIVDIGLSELRQSKWAEDLGDFQPVTLSVVADTRLALPALRSLVRPQAGAGDRAARRKEIGAAHDALSEKWQRDAKSDWDASPLTAARLASEIWNVIKGEDWVLTANTLEDWTLRLWDVDSPKRHPGRSFGTATQIGVSLGVGLAYRGTDTIVIDIQPDGDLMYDPGALWTAANSRIPLLVVMYNNRAYYNDFEHQIRVARHRGTPVENARVGQELDDPAPDFAMLAKSFGWHAEGPIADPDEAGPAIRRALAYVKEKRLPALVDTIVRRRQSSRFR, from the coding sequence ATGACGCGCTCGCCCCGCTTCGGCTCGGACGTCATCGTCGATCTCCTGCAGGCCTTCGGCATCGAGTACGTCGCGCTCAACCCGGGCGCCACGTACCGCGGACTGCACGACTCGCTCGTCAACTACGGCGAGGGCAAGCCCGAGATCATCCTGTGCACGCACGAGAAGGTCGCGGTCAACGTCGCGCACGGATACGCGAAGACGACCGGACGGCCGATGGGGGCGATCGTCCATGACGTCGTAGGCCTGCTGCACTCGACGATGGGCGTGTACTACGCCCACCTCGATCGTGTTCCGCTCATGCTGCTCGGCGCGACGGGCCCGGTCGATCGGCACCGGCGCCGGCCGGCGATCGACTGGATCCACACCGCGCAGGTGCAGGCCGAGGCGGTCCGCAACTTCACGAAGTGGGACGACCAGCCCGCGACCGTGGACGACTTCCCGAATTCGTTCGCGCGGGCGTATCGGATCGCCACGACCGAGCCCGCCGGTCCGGTCTACCTCTGCTACGACGCTGGGCTCCAGGAGGATCCGCTGGATCACGCGGTCGCGATCGACGAGGTGGCCGGCGCGGCGCGCCCGACGCCGGTGCAGGCCGACCCGGCGGCGCTCGCGAGGGTCGCGGAGCTCATCGCACGCGCGAAGCGGCCGGTCATCGTGACCGAGTTCACCGGCCGGCATCCTGAAGCGGTGCCCGAGCTCGTCGGCCTCGCGGAGGAGATCGCGGCGGCGGTCATCGACCTGCACGGCCGCGTGAACATCCCGAACCGGCATCCGCTCAACCTGTCGGGCGGCGACGCACTCAAGGACGCCGATCTCGTGATCGCGCTCGACGTCGGTGACCTCCACCGAGCGCTCAGCGAGCTCGACCGTGACAGCGCCGACCGGGCGAAGCGCTCGCGCGTTCCGGTCGGCACACCGATCGTGGACATCGGGCTCTCCGAGCTGCGGCAGAGCAAGTGGGCCGAGGATCTCGGCGACTTCCAGCCGGTGACGCTTTCGGTCGTCGCGGACACCCGACTCGCGCTGCCCGCACTGCGCTCGCTCGTTCGCCCGCAGGCGGGCGCGGGAGACCGCGCGGCCCGGCGAAAGGAGATCGGCGCCGCGCATGACGCGCTCAGCGAGAAGTGGCAACGCGACGCGAAGTCGGATTGGGATGCGTCCCCGCTGACGGCGGCGCGCCTCGCTTCGGAGATCTGGAACGTCATCAAGGGCGAGGACTGGGTGCTGACCGCGAACACGCTCGAGGACTGGACGCTGCGCCTCTGGGATGTCGATTCGCCGAAGCGGCACCCGGGTCGCTCGTTCGGGACCGCGACGCAGATCGGCGTCTCGCTCGGTGTCGGGCTCGCGTATCGCGGCACCGACACGATCGTCATCGACATCCAGCCCGACGGCGATCTCATGTACGACCCGGGCGCGCTCTGGACCGCGGCGAACAGCCGCATCCCGCTGCTGGTGGTCATGTACAACAACCGCGCGTACTACAACGACTTCGAGCATCAGATCCGCGTCGCGCGCCACCGCGGAACGCCGGTGGAGAACGCGCGTGTCGGTCAGGAGCTCGACGATCCGGCGCCGGACTTCGCGATGCTCGCGAAGAGCTTCGGCTGGCACGCGGAGGGCCCGATCGCGGATCCCGATGAGGCCGGCCCGGCGATCAGGCGCGCGCTCGCGTACGTGAAAGAGAAAAGGTTGCCGGCGCTCGTCGACACGATCGTCCGGCGCCGGCAGTCCTCGCGCTTCCGCTAG
- a CDS encoding (2Fe-2S)-binding protein → MGRGRERSASARPIFVFLSTHRLRFTLNGSPQSPEVRADRRLIDVLRVDLALTGTKEGCSIGVCGACSVLVDGELLSACLLPAVYVDGRAVTTVEGLANGETLSPLQDAFIRDGGFQCGICTPGQLIAATALLAEHPRPTDDQIREWMMGNLCRCTGYHGITRAIKTAAAA, encoded by the coding sequence GTGGGGCGAGGCCGGGAGCGAAGCGCATCTGCGCGTCCTATATTCGTTTTTCTGAGCACGCACCGTCTTCGCTTCACACTGAACGGTTCACCGCAGTCGCCCGAGGTCCGTGCGGATCGGCGGCTCATCGACGTGCTGCGCGTCGACCTCGCATTGACCGGGACCAAAGAGGGCTGCTCCATCGGCGTGTGCGGCGCGTGCAGCGTGCTCGTTGACGGAGAGCTGCTTTCGGCCTGCCTGCTGCCCGCGGTCTACGTCGACGGCCGTGCCGTGACGACGGTGGAGGGCCTCGCGAACGGAGAAACGCTTTCGCCGCTGCAGGACGCGTTCATCCGCGACGGCGGCTTCCAGTGCGGCATCTGTACGCCGGGCCAGCTCATCGCGGCGACCGCGCTTCTCGCCGAGCACCCGCGGCCCACCGACGACCAGATCCGCGAATGGATGATGGGCAACCTCTGCCGCTGCACCGGTTATCACGGCATCACCCGGGCGATCAAGACCGCGGCGGCGGCGTGA
- a CDS encoding benzoate-CoA ligase family protein: MTDFFNLSTILLDEHLDAGRGDRPALRYEGATFSYRDISRLVARAGNALRTLGVEIEERVALLLPDSPEFVATFLGAIRIGAVPVTISTHLTGEDYAELLADCRARVLVAHAIVMPRVAPIRRGLKHLRRVVIAGGDQGDDVGFDEITRAQPYELAPEATTADDMAFWQYSSGTTGRPKAVVHLHGPSVAPADLHGTLVVEMRPEDRVLSVAKLFFSYGLGASLLIPFRHGASSILLPGRPEPHLVFDTIARERPTLLYSVPTSYAALLAVSESPRRDMSSLRRCISAGESLPAPMFERWRARFGLEILDGIGSTEIGYIAISNFPGRVRPGTSGQVIPGYEARVQRADGERAAVDEVGDLLVRGPSTAAFYWRRRAATKHTFRGEWVFTGDRYSVDADGYYTNHGRSDDLLRVSGHWVSPLEVESVLLRHAAVRECAVVARADGDGLIKPCAYVVCADGATGAAALADELKSFVKDSLAPYKYPRWVEFIPELPKTSTGKIQRFKLRHTAS; the protein is encoded by the coding sequence GTGACGGACTTCTTCAATCTTTCAACGATCCTGCTCGACGAGCATCTCGACGCGGGTCGCGGCGACCGTCCGGCGCTTCGCTACGAAGGCGCGACGTTCAGCTACCGTGACATCTCGCGCCTGGTCGCGCGCGCCGGCAACGCGCTGCGCACGCTCGGTGTCGAGATCGAGGAGCGGGTCGCGCTGTTGCTGCCGGATTCACCGGAGTTCGTCGCGACGTTCCTTGGCGCGATCCGCATCGGTGCCGTGCCGGTGACCATCTCGACCCACCTCACGGGCGAGGACTACGCCGAGCTGCTCGCCGATTGCAGAGCGCGCGTGCTCGTCGCGCACGCGATCGTGATGCCGCGCGTCGCGCCGATCCGCCGCGGGCTGAAGCATCTGCGGCGCGTCGTCATCGCCGGCGGGGATCAAGGCGACGACGTCGGGTTCGACGAGATCACGCGCGCGCAGCCCTACGAGCTCGCGCCCGAAGCGACGACCGCCGATGACATGGCGTTCTGGCAGTACTCGAGCGGGACCACGGGCCGTCCGAAGGCGGTGGTGCACTTGCACGGGCCATCCGTCGCGCCCGCTGACTTGCACGGCACTCTCGTCGTGGAGATGCGGCCGGAGGACCGCGTGCTCAGCGTGGCGAAGCTGTTCTTCTCGTACGGCCTCGGCGCGTCGCTGCTCATACCATTCCGGCACGGCGCCTCGTCGATCCTTCTCCCGGGCCGGCCCGAGCCGCACCTGGTGTTCGACACGATCGCGCGAGAGCGGCCGACCCTCCTCTATTCGGTGCCGACGTCTTACGCCGCGCTCCTCGCAGTCTCCGAGAGCCCACGTCGCGACATGTCGTCGCTGCGCCGCTGCATTTCTGCGGGTGAGTCGCTTCCCGCCCCGATGTTCGAGCGCTGGCGCGCGCGTTTCGGTCTCGAGATCCTGGACGGCATCGGGTCGACCGAGATCGGCTACATCGCGATCTCGAACTTCCCCGGTCGTGTGCGTCCCGGCACGTCGGGCCAGGTCATTCCGGGATACGAGGCGCGCGTGCAGCGCGCGGACGGCGAGCGGGCCGCGGTGGACGAGGTGGGCGACCTGCTGGTGCGCGGTCCGTCGACCGCGGCGTTCTACTGGCGCCGTCGCGCCGCGACCAAGCACACCTTCCGCGGCGAGTGGGTGTTCACCGGAGACCGCTACTCGGTCGATGCCGACGGCTACTACACGAACCACGGTCGCTCGGACGATCTCCTCCGCGTGAGCGGCCACTGGGTCTCACCGCTCGAGGTCGAGTCGGTCCTGCTCCGGCATGCAGCGGTGCGCGAATGCGCGGTGGTCGCCCGGGCCGATGGCGACGGCCTCATCAAGCCGTGCGCGTACGTCGTCTGCGCCGATGGGGCGACCGGCGCGGCCGCGCTCGCGGACGAGCTCAAGTCGTTCGTGAAGGATTCGCTCGCGCCGTACAAGTACCCGCGCTGGGTCGAGTTCATCCCCGAGCTGCCGAAGACGTCGACCGGCAAGATCCAGCGTTTCAAGCTGCGGCATACCGCGTCCTAG
- a CDS encoding MFS transporter yields MRFAPGLAPLRHRDFALYFTGLTVSQCGSWMEQTLTTWLLYEITGSPVLLGIGGAMRAIPTFAFGLLAGAIADRVDRRRLLLITQSGSALTSFGLGLVVATGQVEVWHIYLASAINGTLQTFDAPARRAMYTTMVPRSQMQNAITLNAAVFRIARLIGPSLAGILIVATGPALPYFINAVSFLAIIGALLLISKPPIVDRVRGSLVAETIDGARYTLGKPILANLLLLESAHSLFGANTALVTIVAKDVLHAGPGGLGFLLSSLGAGALVGTGGLVMSGDIERKGRSMMLSGYAYVVAFALFAWSRSFELSAATLALVGFADTWWATMRNSIFQLQADEAYRGRTLSAFLLVGRGMAQTSQLQTGITVEAFGPQIAATAGAVVIAAVIVGVNARNDEVRSFRDPTPVLEGPTDAAAS; encoded by the coding sequence ATGCGCTTCGCTCCCGGCCTCGCCCCACTCCGTCATCGCGACTTCGCGCTCTATTTCACCGGCCTCACGGTCTCTCAGTGCGGCAGCTGGATGGAGCAAACGCTCACGACGTGGCTGCTCTACGAGATCACCGGGTCGCCCGTGCTTCTCGGGATCGGCGGCGCGATGCGCGCGATCCCGACCTTCGCATTCGGGCTCCTCGCCGGGGCGATCGCTGACCGCGTCGATCGTCGCCGCCTGCTTCTCATCACGCAGAGCGGCTCGGCCCTGACCTCCTTCGGACTTGGTCTCGTGGTCGCGACGGGGCAGGTGGAGGTGTGGCACATCTATCTGGCGAGCGCGATCAACGGGACGCTCCAGACCTTCGATGCACCGGCGCGCCGCGCGATGTACACGACGATGGTCCCCAGGTCGCAGATGCAGAACGCGATCACCCTGAACGCCGCGGTGTTCCGCATCGCCCGGCTCATCGGGCCCAGCCTGGCCGGGATCCTCATCGTGGCGACCGGACCGGCGCTCCCGTACTTCATCAATGCCGTCAGCTTCCTCGCGATCATCGGTGCGCTCCTGCTCATCAGCAAGCCCCCGATCGTCGATCGAGTACGAGGGTCACTCGTGGCGGAGACGATCGACGGCGCGCGCTACACGCTGGGCAAGCCGATCCTCGCCAACCTGCTGCTCCTCGAGTCCGCGCACAGCCTCTTTGGCGCCAACACCGCGCTCGTGACGATCGTCGCGAAGGACGTGCTGCACGCAGGTCCCGGGGGGCTCGGCTTCCTGCTCAGCTCTCTCGGTGCCGGCGCCCTCGTCGGAACGGGCGGTCTGGTGATGAGCGGCGACATCGAGCGCAAGGGTCGATCGATGATGCTGTCGGGCTACGCCTACGTCGTGGCGTTCGCGCTCTTCGCGTGGTCGCGCTCGTTCGAGCTCTCGGCTGCCACGCTCGCGCTCGTCGGCTTCGCCGATACCTGGTGGGCGACGATGCGCAACAGCATCTTCCAGCTTCAGGCGGATGAGGCGTATCGAGGACGGACGTTGTCGGCGTTCCTGCTGGTCGGCCGCGGGATGGCGCAGACGTCGCAGCTGCAGACCGGCATCACGGTGGAGGCGTTCGGACCGCAGATCGCGGCGACCGCGGGCGCGGTGGTGATCGCCGCTGTGATCGTCGGCGTGAACGCGCGCAACGATGAGGTGCGAAGCTTCCGGGATCCGACACCGGTCCTCGAAGGACCGACGGACGCGGCCGCGTCCTAG
- a CDS encoding ABC transporter substrate-binding protein — MRVRRVLALGITALFIAGACGGSTPAASSAPTVAASVAPTASPTPIKIKSSYGNVTPANLAPFMAKELGLFEKRGLDVELSLIDGGSPSAAALVSNQTQVGNFGGTEAMSGFVGGSDMQVVALFVPVTPWQFLAKADYKTPADLKGKTVGVATVGGSAYVAAVESLKRLGLDPAKDVTIQAFGSTANLATGMIGGAAYAGPGHPPDTVKLLASGFKVIYDLGAEKIPATDNCTIVLKSWAEKNPRAVQSYVDAEIEAIGIAKKDKARTIPVLAKLLKLDTTKAEDSAALSQTYDFYVGTIFPSYPHPTVASFNSTRDTLVATNAKVKDLDVTKVIEDKYVADAEKRGVGK, encoded by the coding sequence ATGCGCGTCCGCCGTGTCCTGGCTCTTGGGATCACCGCGCTGTTCATCGCGGGCGCGTGCGGAGGCAGCACTCCCGCGGCGAGCTCGGCGCCGACCGTCGCCGCATCGGTCGCACCGACCGCATCACCAACGCCGATCAAGATCAAGTCGTCATACGGCAATGTCACTCCCGCCAACCTTGCGCCGTTCATGGCAAAGGAGCTCGGCCTCTTCGAGAAGCGTGGTCTTGACGTCGAGCTGAGCCTCATCGACGGTGGCTCGCCGTCCGCGGCCGCGCTCGTCTCCAACCAGACGCAGGTCGGCAACTTCGGCGGGACGGAGGCGATGAGCGGATTCGTCGGCGGATCCGACATGCAGGTCGTCGCGCTCTTCGTCCCGGTGACGCCGTGGCAGTTCCTCGCGAAGGCCGACTACAAGACGCCCGCCGACCTCAAGGGCAAGACCGTCGGCGTCGCGACCGTGGGCGGCTCTGCCTACGTCGCGGCGGTGGAATCGCTGAAGCGGCTCGGCCTCGACCCGGCAAAGGACGTGACCATTCAGGCGTTCGGATCGACGGCGAATCTTGCGACCGGCATGATCGGCGGGGCCGCCTACGCCGGCCCGGGCCATCCACCAGACACGGTCAAGCTGCTTGCCTCCGGCTTCAAGGTCATCTACGACCTCGGCGCTGAGAAGATACCCGCCACCGACAACTGCACCATCGTGCTGAAATCGTGGGCCGAGAAGAACCCGCGGGCCGTGCAGTCGTATGTCGACGCGGAGATCGAGGCGATCGGTATCGCGAAGAAGGACAAGGCGAGGACCATCCCGGTCCTCGCGAAGCTGCTGAAGCTCGACACGACGAAGGCCGAGGACTCCGCGGCGCTCTCGCAGACGTACGACTTCTACGTCGGAACGATCTTCCCCTCGTACCCGCATCCGACCGTCGCGTCGTTCAACTCAACGCGAGACACGCTCGTAGCGACGAACGCGAAGGTGAAGGACCTCGATGTCACCAAGGTGATCGAGGACAAGTACGTCGCGGACGCCGAGAAGCGCGGCGTCGGCAAATAG
- a CDS encoding SRPBCC family protein → MKLAHTALVHAPRATVWKLVTDIPAAARCVPGVAAVTPSGAGKYKGSLLVQLGPVRLVLDGDIALTSTDEAAGKASLRADAKDTRLGGTVRATMELALADKGADTELRITSDVQIAGRIGEFGQPVIQRKADQLMTQFADCLARTLA, encoded by the coding sequence ATGAAGCTGGCGCACACCGCGCTCGTTCACGCACCACGTGCGACGGTGTGGAAGCTCGTGACCGATATCCCGGCCGCGGCGCGGTGCGTGCCCGGCGTCGCCGCGGTCACGCCCTCCGGCGCCGGCAAGTACAAGGGGTCGCTGCTGGTCCAGCTCGGTCCCGTTCGGCTCGTGCTCGACGGCGACATCGCACTCACGTCGACCGACGAGGCCGCGGGCAAAGCATCGCTCCGCGCCGACGCGAAGGACACGCGCCTCGGCGGCACGGTCCGCGCGACGATGGAGCTCGCGCTCGCCGACAAGGGCGCGGACACCGAGCTGCGCATCACGAGCGACGTGCAGATCGCCGGGCGCATCGGAGAGTTCGGGCAGCCGGTCATCCAGCGCAAGGCCGATCAGCTGATGACCCAGTTCGCCGACTGCCTCGCGCGCACGCTCGCGTGA
- a CDS encoding xanthine dehydrogenase family protein subunit M, whose product MTYDYHEPESVPEALDLLARHGDDAHLVAGATAFTLLWRQGLLRPGHVIGLRGIAALGGITASGGGLVIGATVTHRTIERSQDVARYCPAITRTFASVATVRVRNQATIGGNLAHADPAQDPPPMLIALSAEVVVASKTGERAVPVEDLFVDVFTTSLRPGEIITAVRFPALAAGTRATYLKFLPRTADDYATVSVAAAMRLADDGTVADVRVALGAAGPTPRRARSVEDALRGARPDQERIADAAARVDRDIEPFDDVRGSAAYKREMARLWTERALTSLVAAP is encoded by the coding sequence GTGACGTACGACTACCACGAGCCCGAGTCGGTGCCCGAGGCGCTCGACCTGCTCGCCCGGCACGGCGACGACGCTCATCTCGTCGCAGGTGCGACGGCGTTCACGCTGCTGTGGCGTCAGGGCCTGCTGCGACCCGGGCACGTCATCGGTCTTCGCGGCATCGCGGCGCTCGGCGGTATCACCGCCTCGGGCGGCGGTCTTGTGATCGGCGCGACGGTGACCCATCGCACGATCGAGCGGTCGCAGGACGTCGCCCGCTACTGTCCAGCCATCACGCGAACGTTCGCGTCGGTGGCGACGGTGCGCGTGCGCAATCAGGCGACGATCGGCGGCAATCTCGCGCACGCCGATCCGGCGCAGGATCCGCCGCCGATGCTCATCGCCCTCAGCGCAGAGGTCGTTGTGGCATCGAAGACGGGTGAGCGTGCCGTTCCGGTCGAGGACCTCTTCGTCGACGTCTTCACGACGTCGCTTCGTCCCGGCGAGATCATCACCGCCGTTCGGTTCCCCGCGCTGGCCGCGGGAACGCGCGCGACGTATCTGAAGTTCCTGCCGCGGACGGCGGACGATTACGCGACTGTTTCAGTGGCCGCGGCGATGCGGCTTGCGGACGACGGCACGGTGGCGGACGTTCGCGTCGCGCTCGGCGCGGCGGGACCCACGCCGAGACGCGCCCGCTCTGTGGAGGACGCCCTTCGCGGGGCCAGGCCCGATCAAGAACGGATCGCCGATGCGGCCGCGCGCGTCGACCGTGACATCGAGCCATTCGACGACGTGCGCGGCTCCGCCGCTTACAAGCGTGAGATGGCGCGCCTCTGGACCGAACGCGCGCTCACGTCACTGGTGGCGGCGCCATGA
- a CDS encoding xanthine dehydrogenase family protein molybdopterin-binding subunit has translation MRLAKTAAPDIFGTPEWRVEGRDKVTGAAKYAADITRPGMLHAAFVGSTYPHARVVSVDVEAAGKVSGVRAVITGADVRPARFGRRLQDWPVLAWDRVRFIGDRVAAVAADSLEAAEQAAALIEVGYEELPAVFDTEAALAADAPVLHPDAAEYKYFGGARPQRPHPNAQGHVVHEHGDVATGFQNAAAVFEHEFNVPRIHPAYIEPHASLVWIEGETVHVVTTNKAPFSLRDQMAVTIGVPAERIVVDTPHVGGDFGGKGLSLDEFALYFLARATGRPVRSVLRYTDELQLSNTRHAARIRLRTGVDRDGRITAHQARVVFDGGAYAAGKPVAGVLPGGPTLTLAGYHVPAARVEAVAVYTNTLPAGHARAPSQPQHTFAAESHLDLIARAMEIDPVELRARNAIRAGETDVEGAVWHDSQAPRVLAMLRASSQWGGTVAKDHGRGVAFSARHVGRGKTSLTVTLRGDATVEVLTGVADQGGGAHTMIQRVVTRELGIDATRVRVSQGDTGHANVDPGVGGSRVTPVAGNAALDGARKLKARLAELGLTLEQAAQTAAPLVVTGEGEQNEHLYGVYAYSIEVSVDRRTGCFRIVDAVLVADVGTVINPVAVRGQLEGGFVFGLGQAVMEELRLEDGRVTTTNLGDYKIPTIADAPPLRLVLITDAPGPGPFGAKSVGELANPAVGAAIANAIDAAVGARVMSLPITAEKVRTALSTAERR, from the coding sequence GTGAGGCTCGCGAAGACCGCGGCGCCCGACATCTTCGGAACGCCGGAGTGGCGGGTCGAGGGTCGCGACAAGGTCACCGGCGCGGCGAAGTACGCGGCGGACATCACGAGACCGGGAATGCTCCACGCCGCGTTCGTCGGAAGCACCTACCCGCACGCGCGTGTCGTGTCGGTCGACGTCGAGGCCGCGGGCAAGGTCTCGGGCGTGCGCGCGGTGATCACCGGCGCGGACGTGCGCCCCGCCCGATTCGGTCGGCGTCTACAGGACTGGCCGGTCCTCGCCTGGGACCGCGTGCGCTTCATCGGCGATCGCGTCGCGGCGGTCGCCGCGGATTCGCTCGAGGCCGCGGAGCAAGCGGCTGCCCTGATCGAGGTCGGGTACGAGGAGCTGCCGGCGGTCTTCGATACGGAGGCGGCGCTCGCGGCCGACGCGCCGGTCCTGCACCCGGACGCGGCCGAGTACAAGTACTTCGGCGGTGCGCGGCCCCAGCGCCCACACCCGAACGCGCAGGGACACGTCGTGCATGAACACGGCGACGTCGCGACCGGGTTCCAAAACGCCGCGGCCGTCTTCGAGCACGAGTTCAACGTTCCGCGCATCCATCCCGCGTACATCGAGCCCCACGCGAGCCTGGTCTGGATCGAAGGCGAGACCGTTCACGTCGTCACGACGAACAAGGCTCCGTTCTCGCTGCGCGATCAGATGGCCGTCACGATCGGGGTACCCGCGGAGCGCATCGTCGTCGACACGCCACATGTCGGCGGTGACTTTGGTGGAAAGGGCCTGTCGCTCGACGAGTTCGCGCTGTATTTCCTGGCGCGCGCGACGGGCCGGCCGGTGCGTTCGGTGCTCCGGTACACGGACGAGCTTCAGCTCTCGAACACGCGGCACGCAGCGCGCATCCGGCTCCGCACCGGAGTCGATCGCGACGGCCGCATCACCGCACATCAAGCCCGCGTCGTGTTCGACGGCGGTGCGTACGCGGCCGGGAAGCCGGTCGCCGGCGTGCTCCCCGGCGGCCCGACGCTGACCCTCGCGGGCTACCACGTACCTGCCGCGCGCGTCGAGGCGGTCGCGGTGTACACGAACACGCTGCCCGCGGGTCATGCGCGCGCGCCGAGCCAGCCCCAGCACACCTTCGCCGCCGAGTCGCACCTCGACCTCATCGCGAGGGCGATGGAGATCGACCCGGTCGAGCTTCGAGCCCGCAACGCGATCCGTGCCGGCGAGACCGACGTGGAGGGCGCGGTATGGCACGACTCGCAGGCGCCGCGCGTCCTAGCGATGCTTCGCGCGTCGTCGCAATGGGGCGGCACGGTCGCGAAGGATCACGGACGCGGCGTGGCTTTTTCGGCGCGGCACGTCGGTCGCGGTAAGACCTCGCTGACGGTGACGCTGCGCGGCGACGCAACGGTCGAGGTCCTCACCGGCGTGGCGGACCAGGGCGGCGGCGCGCACACCATGATCCAGCGCGTCGTGACACGCGAGCTCGGTATCGATGCGACACGTGTCCGCGTATCGCAGGGCGACACGGGCCATGCGAACGTCGACCCCGGCGTCGGTGGCAGCCGAGTGACCCCGGTCGCGGGCAACGCCGCGCTCGACGGAGCCCGCAAGCTGAAAGCGCGTCTCGCCGAGCTCGGCCTGACGCTCGAGCAAGCCGCCCAGACCGCGGCGCCCCTCGTTGTGACGGGGGAGGGCGAGCAGAACGAGCACCTCTACGGGGTGTACGCGTATTCGATCGAGGTCTCGGTCGATCGTCGGACGGGCTGCTTCCGCATCGTCGACGCGGTGCTCGTCGCGGACGTCGGCACCGTGATCAACCCGGTCGCGGTGCGCGGACAGCTCGAGGGCGGGTTCGTCTTCGGCCTGGGTCAAGCCGTGATGGAGGAGCTGCGCCTCGAGGACGGTCGTGTGACGACGACGAATCTCGGCGACTACAAGATCCCCACCATCGCCGACGCACCGCCGCTGCGCCTCGTGCTCATCACCGACGCGCCTGGACCAGGGCCGTTCGGCGCGAAATCCGTGGGCGAGCTTGCTAACCCGGCCGTGGGCGCGGCCATCGCGAACGCCATCGACGCCGCGGTCGGAGCGCGAGTGATGTCGCTGCCGATCACGGCCGAGAAGGTGCGTACGGCCCTCAGCACAGCGGAGCGTCGCTAG